In Hemiscyllium ocellatum isolate sHemOce1 chromosome 23, sHemOce1.pat.X.cur, whole genome shotgun sequence, the sequence TTCTATCCATGGTCTCGGGAGAAGACAAAGCCGTTAACTGGTGAATACTATGAAGGCTTGTTGGAGAGGAGTCCCTGTAAGATTTTTGTTCTGAGCCAGTAGTTGAGAAGCCCAACTTCTCGGGTCTGGAACAAAGCATCAACGATGATCCATCCTGTGAGGTTCTGCAGATGGAGCTGATAGAGCTATCCTCCCACCTTTCTGGAGTCAAGGCTTGTGtcatgttgagcttcttgaaggTGTTGGTGATACCTCTGGCAATCTCTGTTCTTTCCACACCAACACAAGACGATGTCCGATACAGGCCTCTATCTGCTGAATTCTCCTTGAAGACGTCATTGGTGCTTGTTGGCATTGACCTGTTGCCACAAAGGGACATATTACTGGAACTGTGTAGTCTTGACCAATGGAATAGACTTTCAGGAATGAGGGCCTCACTGAAAAGGGCTTCATCTATACTACGTCTTAGATTAATAGGTGAAGGGGGTCTTAGATCAACAGTGGAATCACTGTCCATCTGAACACTGATGAAGGAAGATGTCCTGGAGGATCCACCATGTTTTAAATGGAAGTCCAGATTTTTAATTTCACTGGTCTCACTGCTGTGATAGATCAAGTTAATCTCCTCACCGCTGCTCAATTGGTTGTCAGGCATGGTGTAGAGGGGAACACATTCTGATTCATTTTGGACAATTGCATCACAATTCAATGTCTTCTCCTGGTGGGAAGTTGACCATTGATTGGTGTTTGAAAGGATAGGGGCTTTCATAGATACATGAGTTGGAGAAAGGCAGAACATTTTGTTCCAGTGGGTACGGTCTGATGTTTTAGGGATACAAAACAATGGATAGATACCAATAAGGGACATGGTGAGGCACATGCCCACTTCACACAAGCTGGTACCAAAATGGAAAATCCACCAAGGCCATGGCTGGAAAACATGATCTCCAGCTAATCCTAGTCGGTACAGAATAGCATATAACTGTAACGCAGCACAGCTCAAGCTGAAAACTGCAGTCCACACGGCCAATTTGGCTACTCTTCCCCAATGCTCTGTTTCTCTGAAGGGTCCAGAGTTCAAAGTCTCGAGGCATGGTGTTGAGGTTTTCGTGCTGTAGACCTGCATGCCAACCATACGTGCATGACAGTAAAATGTGAAATATAGGATAGACAAAATGGTTACCAAAACCACAAAGATCCCATGTGACACAAATCGGAGGAAGGGAGCTTGATTTAGCAGAGTTATAACCAAGATTGTGCCtacagtgagtgtgaagtggAGAAAGATAATTGTGGTTAGGAAGCATGAACGCTGGAATCGTGACGTCACTGCTTGTGGCCCAGACCTCAATGACAGGATGAGGATTACAACTCCAAAAGCAGAAGTAAGGCAAGGGAAGACCAAATCATACAGAAGTAAGGCAACAGTTGTAGGTAATTTGTGCTGATAACAGTAGGCAtcgtaaaggaaaataaaagttcttattGAACCTGTCAGGAAAAGCAATCCATTGAGAATCATGAAATAACCAAGACCTGATGGAGATCTGAAGGGAAGACAGAGGATACCAATTGCAGAGATGACTGTTACCAAGCCAAAGAGTGACCCCAATCCATAAACATGGAGGTCCCACGCCAATCCCCATTCAGCCAATGCGGTGTTCCAGTCTGTGTGGAGGATCACAAACAATGGAGGGACAAGTAGGAAATGAGGATTGAAAGATGTGTTTTGTACTCCTCCTTCACTGTCAGGGTAAATGGTGTTCCAGAACTTATCTGAACTGCAGTTTTCATCCTTGTTACCACTGGATACAGGGATGGGGCCTATACCAGAAGAAGTTTCATCTCCAAGGATCAAATCTAGGCAAAAGAGGGAAAAGTTATAATGTAGAAACATAGTTGTAACTCAATATTATACCCATTAGCAATTTATTTAAAAAGCACAATCATGGAATTTACTTTAAGagtggcatggcggctcagtagttagcactgctgcctcacagtgccagggactaaaattcaattctggccttgggtgactgtctatttggactttgcacattctccctgtgtatgcttTGGTTTCcggcgggtgctctggtttcgtcccgcagatgtgcagattagttggattggccacgctaaattgcccatagtgtgcagggacatacagattaggtggattagccatggtaaactgcagggttatggggaaagggtgaGGAGATTGGATCTCGGTGGGATGTTcactttctgcactatagggattctatacttCCATCCTAAATTATAGGCATGAGATAATTCTTGGTAAAGAATATTCAATGTGCAAAACATCTCCGTCTCTGAATAGGCCAGATTGCCTGTTTTAATCACTACATAGAAATCCAATCCTATATTAACATTTGAATGTATTAAATATCCTTGACACAAAAAATTCTTTATGTGGATAGTTAAACTCAGACTAATCACGTTTTGCTCTTATACATTAATGTTACTGTGTTTTTAAACTATGCTGGTTTGAAATTGTCAGATTGtgcacttcagtccaactctgaTCTTAGAAttggataaaaggtcagcacaacatcgagggccaaagggcttgtattgtgctgtactgttctatgtgatTCTAACCCCAGGTATGTGAATTAAAATCTTGTAGGTTCGCATCCTCGGTATTTCtccaaaatcagaagtcacacaactcagcttatagaccaacaggtttatttgcaatcacaagttttcagactGTTGCTTCATCATCAGCTGAAGTGAGGGGTGCACACAGGCTCAGaagttataggcagagagatcagtccaagataattccaggtaattaagagtgtcaaaaggtagtacaaatggtgtgagtgcagtgttgaCAGGCTGATTAATAAttctttgcaggtgatcaaaagtgtcagattgTGAGAGTAAAGTGTcaagttaaaaatcccaccacccggttatagtccaacaggttgatttggaagtacaagcttttagagtgctgctccttcatcaggtagccaatggggcaggatcataggatgcagaatttatagtgttatgcaactgatgcgatgtattgaacaaacctagattgctgtgaagtctttaatcacttagagtgggaatgcaggtttcaattgattaatatgttaATCCCAGAACTTCATTCAGGTCacagtcctgagataacttaaggttttacaaaaaaaaggtgacatctcagctcagacaatacattaaaggtgtgacGTTAgattctgtctgtatcccaaacttgagtcagactgtttctatttctaaagtaggaatttataaattgtcacatggactgactccctgcagattgtgtgtgtgtttttaacaCAATAGAATGTatgtgcaaatacaaatctgcaaatgcaaattcaccccataggcttagatgtgtgtgtgtgtgtgtgagagagagagaggaagagaaagtgttgtgggaatgtgtgtgcgtgcatgcttgatagagtgtgtgtaCAAGTATGATAGAGTATATGCctttgagagggtgtgtgcgagtgtggttatatatatatatatattatatatacatgtctgagagagagtgtgtgtatgaaggAGCATCTGTATGAGTgtgatcatgtgtgtgtgtgcgcgcttatgtgtgagtgtgaatagtagggtcacctgtagtgtgacatgaggaTGGCTTCAACTGAgatcttaggttcatgtcacactacagatgaccccactaCTCTTTACACTCATACACAAGCATATatgcacacactcttacacatgatcacactcacacagacccacacttATGTGCACACTCTCCAAAGACATATACTTTgtcactctcgcacacactctatcaagcatgcacacacacgtacTCTTAATTTATACAAAAACACACTTGCTGAAGCGTAAAGTCAACAGATCCCTGCCCAATGTCAAGTCTGTTTTAATGTTCAGTTTTCTCTGTTCATTTGAAACTGTTATGATCACAACACTCCAATGATTTTATCCATGCTCATTAATTATTTCAGCATCAATATGCTACAATTTAATGCCTCCCCACAGATTGGGTTTCAGTCAGCTACAAACACAAAGTAGTAGGTGTTCATTCAGTCACCTGACATTGATCAACCTAGCCTCAAGCCTCAGATCTGATTGAGATTATTGCTAGTTACAGAAAGAACCTTTCATTATTAGTCATAGGAATTGGGCAATGAATTCATTTATTCCAATGACAGTCGTCATAACCtgatgttgtttgatttttaacttcgtccaccTCAGTCCAGCACCGCACCTCCACTTCATAATACTCAGTCAACCAGTACTGCTATCACTAATTTTAATGAGATGGCAGCTAACAGGTTTTATCTTGGAATGGAAAAACTAATCaaaatgagtgagagagtgtcCAAGTGCCAGTGTAAGAAATACGCAGAgggaaaaaacaaaagaaaaaggagcACAAATATTTAGAGAACAGACAACAGgcagacacatgcacatacacacacaggaagTAGGAAAGGGAGTTACTAATAAATGCAAAGGCATGTAAAGCAAGCACACATACAGAGTGTCAGATACACATGAAGGGATAGGAAAATTAGGAAAACAGGAAGATGGTGAAGGAGTCACTGAAAGAGCAAAGCTAAAAGCacaaaaagacagagagaatggaaTATTATTCATGTACAGTGACACTGTTATACAATCCCAGGTATTAAATACAAGTTAATACTGGGAAAATCCAAAGTGTACATTTTTTTAATTAAGAagtgaatagactggggctgttttcccttgagcattggaggctgaggggtgaccttacagaggtttataaaatcatgaggagcatggatagagaaaatcagcaaggtcttttctctgcggtgggagagtccagaagtagagggcataggtttagggtgagaggtgacagatttaaaaaggacctaagaggcaacattttcacacaaaggatggtgagtaaatagaatgagctgccagaggaagtggtggaggccgataCAGTTATACATTTAAAAGatatgggtatgtgaataggaagggtttagaagagtatgggccaagtgcttgcaaatgggatgagattaggttgggatatctggtcagcatggacgagttggaccgaagggtctatttccatgctggacatctctatgactctaagtaacagAATGAAAATCCCCAGATATTCCCAAACATTCCTAGGATAGGCACAACATGTGTTaggtacagaataaagctccAACTATGCTGTCCCAGAAtgaaattcacacaacaccagggtatagtccaacaggtttatttgaaagtacaagctttcagagccctgctcctttattaggtagctagtggggcaggatcataggacactgaatttatagtaaaagatcaaagagcCATACAACTAATGCAATGTatggaacaaacctagattggctGTGCAGTCTTTAATCACATAGAATGAAGATACAGGTTttaattgattaatatgtaaatcgcagaacttctttcaagtcagagtcctgagataatttaaggttttataaaaacaagtttatatctcagctcagacaatgcattaaaggtgtgaggttagagtctgtctgtttcccaaccttgaatcagactggttctatttccaaagtaggaatttataaaatgtcacatggactgactgcctacagattgtgtgctttttgaacaaaatagaatgtatcagcAACTACAAATTTATAAAATTTCACACCATAGACttatgtgtgcgtgcatgtgaggaagtgagggaggtggggggggggggggggggggggggggggggggaagagagcgagagagagtgagtgtgagggtgtgtatgtgagtgtttgtgtgtctgagagacagtgtgtatatgagagagggtctgcattgttgtgtatcccaaaatccaccttggaggctggcaagatctgaggctgaatgtccttgactgctgaagtgctTCCCGACGGGGTGGGAACACCCTTGTCTGGCAATTGTTACACAGTGTCCATCCATGGGTTTtgtttggtcttgccaatgtgcCATGTCTCGGGGCATCTTTGCCTGTAGCAcgtgagatagacaatgttggctcaATCACATGAGTATATGCTGTGCaggtggtgggtggtgtccccacatgtaatcgTAGTATCCATGTCAACCCTGACACGTCTTGcaatggttgccatgacagggttgtatggtgttgtggtcaacattgtcctgaaggctgagcagtttgctgcgaacagtGGTCTGAGGTTTGGAGGAGGGAAGTGGAGGCGTAGGGAAGATCTTGGTGTGATGTTCATCCTCATcaaaaatgtgttgcaggctgcgaagaacatggcgtagtttctctGCTCCCGGGAAGTACtaaacaatgaagggtaccctattgGTCGTATCACGTGTCTGTCTTTTAATACATCACACCAGTTATATGAcgctttttcatagaatccctacagtgtggaaacaggccatttgaacTGATAAGtacacatcgaccctctgaagagtatcccacccagacccattcccctaccctcttactctacatttcatctgacaaatgcacctaacctatacatccctgaacttttactataaattctgtgtcctatgatcctgccccactagctacctgatgaaggagcagcgttctgagagcttgtccttccaaataaacctgttggactataagttggtgttgcgtgatttttaactttgcccatcttAGTCCAATAtcatggtaggagaaagtgaggactgcagatgctggagatcagagctgaaaatgtgttgctggaaaagtgcagcaggtcaggcagcatccaaggaacaggagaatcgacgtttcgggcatgagcccttcttcaggaatgaggagagtgtgccaagcaggctaagataaaaggtagggaggagggacttgggggaggggcattggaaatgcgataggtggaaggaggttaaggtgagggtgataggccggagaggtcaggaagaagattgcaggttaggaaggcggtgctgagttcgagggttgggactgagacaaagtggggggaggggaaatgaggaaactggagaaatctgagttcatcccttgtggttggagtgttcctaggcggaagatgaggtgctcttcctccagccgtcgtgttgctatggtctggtggtggaggagtccaaggacctgcatgtccttggtggagtgggagggggagttgaagtgttgagccacggggtggttgggttggttggtccgggtgtcccagaggtgttatctgaaatgttctgcaagtaggcggcctgtctccccaaaatagaggaggccacatcgggtacagcggatgcagtaaatgatgtgtgtggaggtgcaggtgaatttgtgacggatatggaaggatcccttggggccttggagagaagtaaggggggaggtgtgggcgcaagttttgcatttcttgcggttgcaggggaaggtgccgggagtggaggttgggttggtggggggtgtggacctgacaaggaagtcacggagggagtggtcttttcggaacgctgataggggaggggagggaaatatatccctggtggtggggtctgtttggaggtggcggaaatgacgacggatgatatgatgtatagggaggttgtggggtggtaggtgaggaccagtggggttctgtcctggtggcgattggaggggcggggctcaagggcggagaagcgggaagtggaggagatgcagtggagggcatcgtcgatcacgtctggggggatattGCAGtcattgaagaaggaggccatctgggttgtacggtattggaactggtcctcctgggagcagatgcagcggagacgaaggaattgggtataggggatggcatttttacaaggggcagggtgggaggaggtgtagtctaggtagctgtgagagtcggtcggtttatagtaaatgtccgtgttgattcggtcgcccgagatagaaatgaagaggagaggagagaggagtctgagacggtccaggtaaatttgaggtcgggtggaaggtgttggtaaagtggatgaactgttcaacctcctcgtgaacagtcatcgatgtagcggaggaaaaggtggggggcagtgccagtgtagctgcggaaaatggactgttccacatatccgacaaagaggcaggcatagctggggcccatgcgggtgcccatggctactcctttggtttggaggaagtgggaagatcggaaagagaagttgttcagagtgaggaccagttcagtcagtcgaaggagggtgtcagtggaagggtactggttggtacagcgggaaaggaagaaaggCTTTGagcccttcgtgatgggggatggaggtgtatagggactggatgtccatggtgaagataaggcgttggggaccggggaagcgaaaatcatggaggaggtggagggcatgggtggtgtcccgaacataggtggggagttccaccacctccaaacggaccccaccaccaggggtatatttccctcccctcccctatcagtgttccgaaaagaccactcactccatgactcCCCTGTCAGGtccgcaccccccaccaacccaacctccactcccggcaccttccctgcaaccgcaagaaatgcaaaacttgcgcccacacctccccccttacttccctccaaggccccaagggatccttccatatccgccacaaattcacctgcacctccacacacatcatttactgcatccgctgcacccgatgtggcctcctctatattgggggcctgctgcgcttttccagcaacacattttcagccccaataTCATGGTCCCAGGATGAGGAAGTGATCAGGCCATGTTAGAAAAGAAGTGTGTGTTGACAACAAATAATTCTCAAGGTTAAACTCGTCAGCACTCAAGCCCTGATTTTAAGGTGAGGAAATATTCATATAAGCAGTAATTAATCATCTGAAAGACCCAAATATGAGTTAAAAGTTACAGGGAGCCAGGAGGGCAGGCTCTCACTGCTGCTGGTGATCCACAGGAAAGATCTTATCAAGGTAAGCATGAATGGGGAGATGATGGGAAGATCTCTGACTAGAAATGAGGCAGACAACACAGGAGAGGAGATGCCCCTAACATTTCTGAGCTATCTGTGGCCAGGTATACATTTGTCTGGGAGTGTTTTCTTGTTCCTGAATTTATACAGTTGAAAATATTGGGCCTGGGTTGGTGGTCAGAATGTTTAGCAAAAACACATTGAAGATAGGACATAAACCTCCCCCCACATCACCTCCATAATCCCAATTCCCCATTGTTCCATTCCCACTGGGCAGATTGGGTTAAAATTAACTAGTGTCATATAAAACATGATGAGAGCTGTTTAGGTAAGTCTTCATGCATCCTCATTACCACAGCAAAAAGGCAGGGATTTTATGAGAGAAGAGGGCAGACTTTGAGGAATAAATCATTCTGCAATCAGGGCCTACTGAAAGATTGACATCTCCCTCTAAGAATGGAGATGGCATTGCATGAATCTTAAATCATAGCAGTAGTTTCAcaggaaggtaaaagagagacATCAATTTCATCCTAATCTAGAATGAGAGATTGGTACAGCAACTcagggggaggccattcagcctatcgtaCCTGTGTTAAATCTTCTAGAGAATTCTTTTACTGCCAGCACTTTCTCATGGCAGTGTATTTCTTTTTCTTCAAATATTTAACAACAGTTCTATGTGTTAAATTTAATCTTTTGTATGTGTCTGCCTATTTCATAAGTCTGTATTTCATGAAGTCTCATTATTATCTACTTCATTGTTTATTACACTTTTGAGTTGCATCTCATTTCTAAACTTTGAAATGATGCCCTGTATAGCCAAGACCAAGTCATTAATATGCATCAGAAAGAGCCCCACTCACTGCATTCCAGGCAACTCCCCTATAGacatccccccccaccacccccagtgTGAATAACAATTGTTCACCATTACTCTCTACTGTATCCATTTTACTATCTGTGAGGATTCATATGGAAAACATCAGGAAGAGGCCTCACCCACCAAACTGCTTCCTATTGTCAAGTCTCGCTATCAGGATCCCAGGAACTTCCTGATGATGGAGATGTGTGTAGAGAAGGGAAGGGaggctcaattcccacctccTGATTCAAAAGGTCTCTtactaaaaatatattttttaaaaaaactattgctgtaatcaactaggagaaagtaggaaattaaaattaaaaacagGAACTGCAATAAAATGTCTCTACAGGAAATGGATAAACTTAATTATCCTTCATATTACAAAAAGGAACATTCTAAATTTAAATTGAGTGGAATGGAAAACTCTCAACACAGACAGTGTACAATAACTAAATGTCGCATGTGATTTGTCTACTACTGTGCAACTTTCTCAAAAAAaatacttcatagaatccctacagtgtggaagcaggccattcaacccatcaagtctacaccacctctgtgaagaacatcccatccacacccacccccttACCCTATCACTGTATTCACAAAGGACAACATAAATAATGTCCAGAAATGTTGGGGAACACTGGGTCTAGTGAGAGGGAGAAATTGAAAGAAATCAATATTATAGGGAAATGGTGTTAGGAAAATTGATGGCATTAAAGGCCAACAAATCCCCAGAGCCTGATAatttacatcccagagtacttaagaaaGTGGCCCTCAAAATAGTGGATACATTGATGGTCAATCCACATAAACTGTGGACAGTTCCTATGGCTTGAAGGGTAGTTCATATAATCCCACTATTTGAAATGGAGGTAGAGAAAACAGGAATTATAGACTGTTAGCCTGACGTTGGTAGTGGGGTAAATGTTAGAGTCCAGAAGAAAAGACTTAATAGAAGAGCACAAGAAAACAGTAACAGGATCAGACAAAGAcaacatggatttacaaaagggaaatcatactttaCAAATCTACAGGAATCTTTTGAGGATCTAACCAGCAGAGTCAATGGAGGGGAATTAGTACATATGGTTtgcttggactttcagaaggttttCCGTAAgatcccacataagagattagcatgtaatTTAAAGTGCATGAGATTGGGGGTTGTATACTAACATGGATATAGAACCACTTAGTAGGTAGAAAACaaagaatagaaataaacaggtcTTTTTCCAGGCAGTGGGCAGTGAATATTGGAgaaccacagggattagtgcttaGACtccaactgttcacaatatatatgaatgatttagagGAGGGAACTAAATTTGATAACTCTATATTCACAGAGAACAGAAAGCTGGGTAGAGgctgaactgtgaggaggatgcaatgatgcttcagtgtgatttggacaagttgtgtGAGTGGGCTTTTGCATGGCATTTGAagtgtaatgtggataaatctgAGGCTACCTACTTTGGTA encodes:
- the prrt4b gene encoding proline-rich transmembrane protein 4, with the protein product MAFEDTVEDLILGDETSSGIGPIPVSSGNKDENCSSDKFWNTIYPDSEGGVQNTSFNPHFLLVPPLFVILHTDWNTALAEWGLAWDLHVYGLGSLFGLVTVISAIGILCLPFRSPSGLGYFMILNGLLFLTGSIRTFIFLYDAYCYQHKLPTTVALLLYDLVFPCLTSAFGVVILILSLRSGPQAVTSRFQRSCFLTTIIFLHFTLTVGTILVITLLNQAPFLRFVSHGIFVVLVTILSILYFTFYCHARMVGMQVYSTKTSTPCLETLNSGPFRETEHWGRVAKLAVWTAVFSLSCAALQLYAILYRLGLAGDHVFQPWPWWIFHFGTSLCEVGMCLTMSLIGIYPLFCIPKTSDRTHWNKMFCLSPTHVSMKAPILSNTNQWSTSHQEKTLNCDAIVQNESECVPLYTMPDNQLSSGEEINLIYHSSETSEIKNLDFHLKHGGSSRTSSFISVQMDSDSTVDLRPPSPINLRRSIDEALFSEALIPESLFHWSRLHSSSNMSLCGNRSMPTSTNDVFKENSADRGLYRTSSCVGVERTEIARGITNTFKKLNMTQALTPERWEDSSISSICRTSQDGSSLMLCSRPEKLGFSTTGSEQKSYRDSSPTSLHSIHQLTALSSPETMDRIDTPDSATQVEFMKICRQIDQLSISSDTIEL